One window of the Felis catus isolate Fca126 chromosome E3, F.catus_Fca126_mat1.0, whole genome shotgun sequence genome contains the following:
- the NTN3 gene encoding LOW QUALITY PROTEIN: netrin-3 (The sequence of the model RefSeq protein was modified relative to this genomic sequence to represent the inferred CDS: inserted 1 base in 1 codon), translated as MPGWPWGLLLTAGTLSTALSLGPPAPAXPCHDEGGAPRGCVPGLVNAALGREVLASSTCGRPATRACDASDPRRAHPAALLTSAGSTTSPVCWRSDSLTQAPFNVTLTVPLGKAFELVFVSLRFCSAPPASVALLKSQDHGRSWAPLGFFSSRCGLDYGRLPVPADGPPGPGPEALCFPEPQAQPDGGGLLAFSVQDGSPPGLDLDSSPVLQDWVTATDIRIVLTRPAVLGDTRDSVAMVPYSYSATELQVGGRCKCNGHASRCLLDTQGHLICDCQHGTEGPDCGRCKPFYCDRPWQRATAREAHACLACSCNGHARRCRFNMELYRLSGRRSGGVCLNCRHNTAGRHCHYCREGFYRDPGRALSDRRACRACDCHPVGAAGKTCNQTTGQCPCKDGVTGLTCNRCAPGFQQSRSPVAPCVKTPVPGPTEESSSVEPQDCDVHCKPARGSYRISLKKFCRKDYAVQVAVGARGEARGSWTRFPVAVLAVFRSGEERARRGSSALWVPARDAACGCPRLLPGRRYLLLGGGPGTAVGGRGPGLSAARGSLVLPWRDAWTRRLRRLQRRERRGRCGTA; from the exons ATGCCCGGCTGGCCCTGGGGGCTGCTGCTGACCGCGGGCACGCTTTCGACCGCTCTGAGCCTGGGGCCGCCGGCGCCCG GACCCTGCCATGACGAGGGGGGCGCGCCCCGCGGCTGCGTGCCGGGCCTGGTGAACGCCGCCTTGGGCCGCGAGGTACTGGCGTCCAGCACGTGTGGGCGGCCGGCCACGCGGGCCTGTGATGCCTCCGACCCGAGGCGGGCACACCCGGCCGCCCTCCTGACCTCTGCAGGGAGCACCACAAGCCCTGTGTGCTGGCGTTCGGACTCACTGACGCAGGCGCCCTTCAACGTGACCCTCACAGTGCCTCTGGGCAAGGCTTTTGAGCTGGTGTTCGTGAGCTTGCGCTTCTGCTCTGCGCCCCCTGCCTCGGTGGCTCTGCTCAAGTCACAGGACCATGGCCGCAGCTGGGCCCCACTGGGTTTCTTCTCCTCCCGCTGTGGCCTGGACTATGGCCGCCTGCCTGTCCCTGCCGATGGCCCACCAGGCCCAGGGCCCGAAGCTCTGTGCTTCCCggagccccaggcccagcccgATGGTGGTGGCCTTCTGGCCTTCAGCGTGCAGGACGGAAGCCCACCAGGCCTGGATCTGGACAGCAGCCCAGTGCTCCAAGACTGGGTGACTGCCACAGACATTCGAATAGTGCTCACAAGGCCTGCCGTGCTGGGGGACACCAGGGACTCCGTGGCCATGGTCCCTTACTCTTACTCGGCGACTGAGCTCCAGGTGGGCGGGCGCTGCAAGTGCAATGGGCATGCCTCAAGGTGCCTGCTGGACACCCAGGGCCACCTAATCTGCGACTGCCAGCATGGCACCGAGGGCCCCGACTGCGGCCGCTGCAAGCCCTTCTACTGCGACAGGCCGTGGCAGCGGGCCACGGCCCGGGAAGCCCACGCCTGCCTTG CTTGCTCCTGCAATGGCCACGCGCGCCGCTGCCGCTTCAACATGGAGCTGTACCGACTATCCGGCCGCCGCAGTGGCGGGGTCTGCCTCAACTGCCGGCACAACACGGCCGGCCGCCACTGCCACTACTGCCGGGAGGGCTTCTATCGAGACCCTGGCCGTGCCCTGAGTGACCGCCGCGCTTGCAGGG CATGTGACTGTCACCCTGTTGGTGCTGCTGGCAAAACCTGCAACCAGACCACAGGCCAGTGTCCCTGCAAGGATGGTGTCACGGGCCTCACCTGCAATCGCTGCGCCCCCGGCTTCCAGCAGAGCCGCTCTCCCGTGGCACCCTGCGTTA AGACGCCTGTCCCTGGACCCACTGAGGAGAGCAGCTCTGTGGAACCCCAGG aCTGCGACGTGCACTGCAAACCAGCCCGCGGCAGCTACCGCATCAGCTTGAAGAAGTTCTGCAGGAAAGACTACG cGGTGCAGGTGGCGGTGGGCGCGCGCGGCGAGGCGCGCGGCTCGTGGACGCGCTTCCCGGTGGCCGTGCTTGCAGTGTTCCGGAGCGGCGAGGAGCGCGCGAGGCGAGGGAGCAGCGCGCTGTGGGTGCCGGCGCGGGACGCGGCCTGCGGCTGCCCGCGCCTGTTGCCCGGCCGCCGCTACCTGCTGCTGGGGGGCGGGCCGGGGACCGCGGTCGGGGGCCGGGGGCCCGGGCTCAGCGCTGCCCGCGGGAGCCTCGTGCTGCCCTGGCGCGATGCGTGGACGAGGCGCCTGCGGAGACTGCAGCGGCGCGAGCGGCGGGGGCGCTGCGGGACGGCCTGA
- the TEDC2 gene encoding tubulin epsilon and delta complex protein 2 isoform X3, with protein MLPADCSRRLVAELRDALDACAERQRQLERNLRVSRRLLRTWEPAETPAPQPTPAPETSGEAPSPESTPSPQDLKELELLTQALEKAVRVRKGISKTGERHKALSLKSGSAAISATTASAPSRASGQASCRVSETKPPRGIQQTVVPARGLPECRLLSVGDRTRMGRGSRATKPGPGPRDQQIPPSAALQAPEAFTLKEKGILLRLPMAYRKAASRNSRLWAQLSSTQTSDSVDAAATAKTQFLQKMQMTSGGPGSGLSAAAVEAEVGLLRTACSLLRRRMEEVLSADPADCMQEYRCLLTLEGLQAITEQCLHRLQELRAAVAGQQLGPWPVGRRPGASLPCGGGTDPIWSPQLLLYSSTQELQTLEALRLRVAMLDQQIHLEKVLMAELLPLVGTQGPHWLALCRAVHSLLCEGGERFLTVLRDEPAD; from the exons ATGCTGCCCGCGGACTGCTCGCGCCG gctggtgGCCGAGCTGCGGGACGCTCTGGACGCCTGCGCTGAGCGGCAGAGGCAGCTGGAGCGGAACCTGCGCGTCTCCCGCCGGCTGCTGCGGACCTG GGAACCAGCCGAGACCCCGGCTCCGCAGCCAACCCCAGCGCCAGAAACCAGTGGAGAGGCCCCGTCTCCGG AATCCACACCCAGCCCTCAAGACCTCAAGGAGCTGGAGCTTCTGACCCAGGCACTGGAGAAGGCTGTACGGGTGAGAAAAGGCATCTCTAAGACTGGAGAAAGACACAAGGCCCTCAGCCTGAAGTCTGGGTCCGCTGCCATTTCTGCCACCACAGCCTCTGCCCCATCCCGGGCCTCTGGCCAGGCTAGCTGTCGAGTCTCAGAGACAAAACCCCCCAGGGGCATCCAGCAGACTGTGGTGCCTGCTAGGGGCCTCCCTGAGTGCAGGCTCCTGTCAGTGGGGGATCGCACCCGTATGGGGAGAGGATCCCGAGCCACCAAGCCTGGACCAGGCCCCAGGGACCAACAGATACCCCCATCGGCTGCTCTTCAAGCCCCAGAAGCTTTCACACTGAAGGAGAAGGG GATCCTGCTGCGGCTACCCATGGCCTACAGGAAAGCGGCTTCCCGGAACTCCCG CCTGTGGGCCCAGCTCAGCTCTACACAGACCAGTGACTCCGTGGATGCCGCTGCCACCGCCAAAACCCAGTTTCTCCAGAAAATGCAGATGACT TCCGGTGGGCCCGGCTCTGGGCTCAGTGctgcagcagtggaggccgaggTGGGGCTCCTGCGGACAGCCTGTTCGCTGCTGAGACGGCGAATGGAGGAAGTGCTCTCAGCAG ACCCTGCTGACTGCATGCAGGAGTACCGCTGCCTGCTTACCCTGGAGGGGCTGCAGGCCATCACGGAGCAGTGTCTCCACAGGCTGCAGGAGCTGCGTGCAG CAGTGGCGGGACAGCAGCTGGGGCCGTGGCCTGTGGGGAGACGCCCCGGAGCCTCACTGCCCTGCGGAGGAGGAACAGACCCTATCTGGAGCCCCCAGCTTCTTCTCTACTCCAGCACCCAGGAGTTGCAGACTCTAGAGGCCCTGAGGCTGCGGGTGGCCATGCTAGACCAGCAGATCCACCTGGAAAAG GTCCTGATGGCGGAACTCCTCCCCCTGGTGGGCACACAGGGGCCACACTGGCTAGCGCTTTGCCGAGCTGTGCACAGCCTGCTTTGCGAGGGAGGGGAGCGCTTCCTCACCGTCCTTCGAGATGAACCTGCCGACTGA
- the CCNF gene encoding cyclin-F: protein MGSGGVIHCRCAKCFCYPTKRRIRRRPRNLTILSLPEDVLFHILKWLSVGDILAVRAVHSHLKNLVDGHASVWACASFQELWPSPKNLKLFERAAEKGNFEAAVKLGIAYLYNEGLSVSDEARAEVNGLKASRFFSLAEQLNAGSTPFIWLFIRPPWSVSGSCCKAVVHESLRAECQLQGVNPVEEHTWGPHAGRSELHRTHRASILHCLGRVLSLFEDAERKQQARDLFEESARQGCLASSYLLWERDRRTDMSDPGRCLHSFRKLRDYAAKGCWEAQLSLAKACANGGQLGLEGKVADGVARRLFQASRAVSKQQVFSVQKGLSDTMRYILIDWLVEVATMKDFTSLCLHLTVECVDRYLRRRLVPRYRLQLLGIACMVICTRFISREILTIREAVWLTDNTYKYEDLVRMMGEIISALEGRIRVPTVVDYKDVLLTLVPEAPRTQHLCGFLCELSLLHTSLAAYAPACLAAAALLLARLTHGQTQPWTTRLWDITGFSCEDLIPCVLSLHQKCFHDDAPKDYRQVSLTAVKQRFEDKRYEEISREEVLSYGQLCAALGVKQGSPEPTSFLSAGDIHTFLSSPSGRRTKRKRENSLQEDRGSFVTTPTAELSSQEEVLLGSFLDWSLDYCSGYEGDQESEGEKDGDVTAPSGVLDVTVVYLNPEQHCCQESSDEEACPEAGGRQDVRAYVPGTQTPPSPGPQPLLHGRREPGKDSVTSGYSSICSASPTDSVDGVSGASPRSTSVPSPGSDSGTQPCRQHAKKPCLQCHSPSPLESSTPQRQVKRKNLSAHSEEEEEEDEDEERGLSPAC, encoded by the exons ATGGGGAGCGGCGGCG TCATCCACTGCAGGTGTGCCAAGTGTTTCTGTTACCCTACAAAGCGGAGAATAAGGAGGAGACCCCGAAACCTAACCATCCTGAGCCTCCCTGAAGATGTGCTCTTTCATATCCTGAAATGGCTCTCTGTCGGGGACATCCTCGCTGTCCGAGCT GTGCATTCTCACCTGAAGAACCTAGTGGACGGCCACGCCAGTGTGTGGGCGTGTGCCAGCTTCCAGGAGCTGTGGCCTTCTCCAAAGAACCTGAAGCTCTTTGAAAG GGCTGCCGAAAAGGGAAATTTTGAAGCTGCTGTGAAGCTGGGGATAGCCTACCTCTACAACGAAGGCC TTTCTGTGTCTGACGAAGCCCGTGCGGAAGTGAACGGCCTGAAGGCCTCTCGCTTCTTCAGTCTCGCCGAGCAACTGAATGCGGGCAGCACGCCCTTCATCTGGCTCTTCATCCGCCCTCCGTGGTCAGTGTCTGGAAGCTGCTGCAAGGCTGTGGTTCACGAGAGCCTCAGGGCAGAGTGCCAGCTGCAGGGAGTGAATCCGGTTGAGGAACACACATGGGGCCCGCATGCCGGGCGGTCCGAGCTGCACCGG ACTCACAGAGCATCCATACTGCACTGCCTGGGGAGAGTGCTGAGTCTCTTTGAG GATGCAGAGCGGAAGCAGCAGGCCCGGGACCTGTTTGAAGAGTCTGCTCGCCAGGGCTGTCTGGCCAGCTCGTACCTCCTGTGGGAACGTGACAGGAGGACGGAC ATGTCCGATCCTGGACGATGCCTCCACAGCTTCCGGAAACTCAGGGACTACGCTGCCAAAGGCTGCTGGGAAGCACAG CTGTCGTTAGCCAAAGCCTGTGCGAACGGGGGCCAGCTCGGACTGGAGGGGAAGGTCGCCGACGGGGTCGCGCGCCGGCTGTTCCAGGCCTCCCGTGCCGTCAGCAAGCAGCAGGTCTTCTCCGTGCAGAAGGGACTCAGCGACACGATGAG GTACATCCTGATTGACTGGCTGGTGGAGGTCGCCACCATGAAGGACTTCACGAGCCTGTGCCTGCACCTGACTGTGGAGTGCGTGGACCGGTACCTGCGGAGGAGGCTCGTGCCTCGGTACAGGCTCCAGCTGCTGGGCATCGCCTGCATGGTCATCTGCACCCG GTTCATCAGCAGAGAGATCCTGACAATCCGAGAGGCGGTTTGGCTCACGGACAACACCTACAAGTATGAAGACCTGGTGAGGATGATGGGAGAGATCATCTCTGCCCTGGAAGGGAGGATTCGA GTCCCCACTGTGGTTGATTACAAGGACGTCCTGCTGACGCTGGTCCCTGAGGCCCCAAGAACCCAGCATCTGTGTGGCTTCCTGTGTGAGCTGTCCCTGCTGCACACCAGCCTGGCCGCCTATGCTCCGGCCTGTCTGGCCGCGGCCGCCCTGCTGCTCGCGCGGCTGACCCACGGACAGA CACAGCCCTGGACCACAAGGTTGTGGGACATCACCGGGTTCTCTTGTGAAGACCTCATACCCTGTGTCTTGAGCCTTCATCAGAAGTG CTTCCACGACGACGCCCCCAAGGACTACAGGCAAGTCTCTCTGACCGCCGTGAAGCAGCGATTCGAGGACAAGCGCTACGAAGAGATCAGCCGGGAAGAG GTGCTGAGCTACGGGCAGCTGTGCGCAGCTCTGGGCGTGAAGCAAGGCAGCCCGGAGCCCACCTCCTTCCTCAGCGCGGGGGACATTCACACCTTCCTCAGCTCTCCGTCGGGAAGAAGAACCAAGCG GAAGCGGGAGAACAGCCTCCAGGAGGACAGGGGCAGCTTCGTCACCACGCCCACCGCGGAGCTGTCCAGCCAGGAGGAGGTGCTGCTGGGCAGCTTCCTGGACTGGAGCCTGGACTACTGCTCGGGCTACGAGGGTGACCAGGAGAGCGAGGGCGAGAAGGACGGTGACG TGACGGCACCCAGTGGCGTCCTCGACGTCACCGTGGTCTATCTAAACCCAGAACAGCACTGCTGCCAGGAATCAAGCGACGAGGAGGCCTGCCCGGAGGCCGGTGGTCGCCAGGATGTGCGCGCCTACGTACCGGGCACCCAGACACCTCCGAGCCCGGGGCCCCAGCCTCTGCTCCacggcaggagggagccaggcaaGGACAGTGTGACCTCGGGGTACTCCTCCATCTGCAGCGCGAGTCCCACAGACTCGGTGGACGGGGTCTCGGGGGCCTCCCCCCGGTCTACCTCAGTGCCTTCCCCGGGCAGTGACTCAGGCACACAGCCTTGCCGCCAGCACGCCAAGAAGCCATGTTTACAGTGTCACTCTCCAAGCCCCCTGGAGAGCAGCACCCCCCAGCGACAGGTAAAGAGGAAAAACCTATCTGCCCACagcgaggaggaggaagaggaggatgaggaCGAGGAGAGGGGCCTGAGCCCTGCTTGCTGA
- the TEDC2 gene encoding tubulin epsilon and delta complex protein 2 isoform X2, with amino-acid sequence MLPADCSRRLVAELRDALDACAERQRQLERNLRVSRRLLRTWEPAETPAPQPTPAPETSGEAPSPESTPSPQDLKELELLTQALEKAVRVRKGISKTGERHKALSLKSGSAAISATTASAPSRASGQASCRVSETKPPRGIQQTVVPARGLPECRLLSVGDRTRMGRGSRATKPGPGPRDQQIPPSAALQAPEAFTLKEKGADVDCWLPQPLWKPCSGLEGGSPQSAASLSTGFPDRILLRLPMAYRKAASRNSRLWAQLSSTQTSDSVDAAATAKTQFLQKMQMTSGGPGSGLSAAAVEAEVGLLRTACSLLRRRMEEVLSADPADCMQEYRCLLTLEGLQAITEQCLHRLQELRAVAGQQLGPWPVGRRPGASLPCGGGTDPIWSPQLLLYSSTQELQTLEALRLRVAMLDQQIHLEKVLMAELLPLVGTQGPHWLALCRAVHSLLCEGGERFLTVLRDEPAD; translated from the exons ATGCTGCCCGCGGACTGCTCGCGCCG gctggtgGCCGAGCTGCGGGACGCTCTGGACGCCTGCGCTGAGCGGCAGAGGCAGCTGGAGCGGAACCTGCGCGTCTCCCGCCGGCTGCTGCGGACCTG GGAACCAGCCGAGACCCCGGCTCCGCAGCCAACCCCAGCGCCAGAAACCAGTGGAGAGGCCCCGTCTCCGG AATCCACACCCAGCCCTCAAGACCTCAAGGAGCTGGAGCTTCTGACCCAGGCACTGGAGAAGGCTGTACGGGTGAGAAAAGGCATCTCTAAGACTGGAGAAAGACACAAGGCCCTCAGCCTGAAGTCTGGGTCCGCTGCCATTTCTGCCACCACAGCCTCTGCCCCATCCCGGGCCTCTGGCCAGGCTAGCTGTCGAGTCTCAGAGACAAAACCCCCCAGGGGCATCCAGCAGACTGTGGTGCCTGCTAGGGGCCTCCCTGAGTGCAGGCTCCTGTCAGTGGGGGATCGCACCCGTATGGGGAGAGGATCCCGAGCCACCAAGCCTGGACCAGGCCCCAGGGACCAACAGATACCCCCATCGGCTGCTCTTCAAGCCCCAGAAGCTTTCACACTGAAGGAGAAGGG gGCAGATGTGGACTGCTGGCTcccacagccactctggaagccCTGTTCGGGGCTTGAGGGGGGCAGCCCCCAGAGTGCGGCTTCTCTGAGCACTGGCTTCCCTGACAGGATCCTGCTGCGGCTACCCATGGCCTACAGGAAAGCGGCTTCCCGGAACTCCCG CCTGTGGGCCCAGCTCAGCTCTACACAGACCAGTGACTCCGTGGATGCCGCTGCCACCGCCAAAACCCAGTTTCTCCAGAAAATGCAGATGACT TCCGGTGGGCCCGGCTCTGGGCTCAGTGctgcagcagtggaggccgaggTGGGGCTCCTGCGGACAGCCTGTTCGCTGCTGAGACGGCGAATGGAGGAAGTGCTCTCAGCAG ACCCTGCTGACTGCATGCAGGAGTACCGCTGCCTGCTTACCCTGGAGGGGCTGCAGGCCATCACGGAGCAGTGTCTCCACAGGCTGCAGGAGCTGCGTGCAG TGGCGGGACAGCAGCTGGGGCCGTGGCCTGTGGGGAGACGCCCCGGAGCCTCACTGCCCTGCGGAGGAGGAACAGACCCTATCTGGAGCCCCCAGCTTCTTCTCTACTCCAGCACCCAGGAGTTGCAGACTCTAGAGGCCCTGAGGCTGCGGGTGGCCATGCTAGACCAGCAGATCCACCTGGAAAAG GTCCTGATGGCGGAACTCCTCCCCCTGGTGGGCACACAGGGGCCACACTGGCTAGCGCTTTGCCGAGCTGTGCACAGCCTGCTTTGCGAGGGAGGGGAGCGCTTCCTCACCGTCCTTCGAGATGAACCTGCCGACTGA
- the TEDC2 gene encoding tubulin epsilon and delta complex protein 2 isoform X1 produces the protein MLPADCSRRLVAELRDALDACAERQRQLERNLRVSRRLLRTWEPAETPAPQPTPAPETSGEAPSPESTPSPQDLKELELLTQALEKAVRVRKGISKTGERHKALSLKSGSAAISATTASAPSRASGQASCRVSETKPPRGIQQTVVPARGLPECRLLSVGDRTRMGRGSRATKPGPGPRDQQIPPSAALQAPEAFTLKEKGADVDCWLPQPLWKPCSGLEGGSPQSAASLSTGFPDRILLRLPMAYRKAASRNSRLWAQLSSTQTSDSVDAAATAKTQFLQKMQMTSGGPGSGLSAAAVEAEVGLLRTACSLLRRRMEEVLSADPADCMQEYRCLLTLEGLQAITEQCLHRLQELRAAVAGQQLGPWPVGRRPGASLPCGGGTDPIWSPQLLLYSSTQELQTLEALRLRVAMLDQQIHLEKVLMAELLPLVGTQGPHWLALCRAVHSLLCEGGERFLTVLRDEPAD, from the exons ATGCTGCCCGCGGACTGCTCGCGCCG gctggtgGCCGAGCTGCGGGACGCTCTGGACGCCTGCGCTGAGCGGCAGAGGCAGCTGGAGCGGAACCTGCGCGTCTCCCGCCGGCTGCTGCGGACCTG GGAACCAGCCGAGACCCCGGCTCCGCAGCCAACCCCAGCGCCAGAAACCAGTGGAGAGGCCCCGTCTCCGG AATCCACACCCAGCCCTCAAGACCTCAAGGAGCTGGAGCTTCTGACCCAGGCACTGGAGAAGGCTGTACGGGTGAGAAAAGGCATCTCTAAGACTGGAGAAAGACACAAGGCCCTCAGCCTGAAGTCTGGGTCCGCTGCCATTTCTGCCACCACAGCCTCTGCCCCATCCCGGGCCTCTGGCCAGGCTAGCTGTCGAGTCTCAGAGACAAAACCCCCCAGGGGCATCCAGCAGACTGTGGTGCCTGCTAGGGGCCTCCCTGAGTGCAGGCTCCTGTCAGTGGGGGATCGCACCCGTATGGGGAGAGGATCCCGAGCCACCAAGCCTGGACCAGGCCCCAGGGACCAACAGATACCCCCATCGGCTGCTCTTCAAGCCCCAGAAGCTTTCACACTGAAGGAGAAGGG gGCAGATGTGGACTGCTGGCTcccacagccactctggaagccCTGTTCGGGGCTTGAGGGGGGCAGCCCCCAGAGTGCGGCTTCTCTGAGCACTGGCTTCCCTGACAGGATCCTGCTGCGGCTACCCATGGCCTACAGGAAAGCGGCTTCCCGGAACTCCCG CCTGTGGGCCCAGCTCAGCTCTACACAGACCAGTGACTCCGTGGATGCCGCTGCCACCGCCAAAACCCAGTTTCTCCAGAAAATGCAGATGACT TCCGGTGGGCCCGGCTCTGGGCTCAGTGctgcagcagtggaggccgaggTGGGGCTCCTGCGGACAGCCTGTTCGCTGCTGAGACGGCGAATGGAGGAAGTGCTCTCAGCAG ACCCTGCTGACTGCATGCAGGAGTACCGCTGCCTGCTTACCCTGGAGGGGCTGCAGGCCATCACGGAGCAGTGTCTCCACAGGCTGCAGGAGCTGCGTGCAG CAGTGGCGGGACAGCAGCTGGGGCCGTGGCCTGTGGGGAGACGCCCCGGAGCCTCACTGCCCTGCGGAGGAGGAACAGACCCTATCTGGAGCCCCCAGCTTCTTCTCTACTCCAGCACCCAGGAGTTGCAGACTCTAGAGGCCCTGAGGCTGCGGGTGGCCATGCTAGACCAGCAGATCCACCTGGAAAAG GTCCTGATGGCGGAACTCCTCCCCCTGGTGGGCACACAGGGGCCACACTGGCTAGCGCTTTGCCGAGCTGTGCACAGCCTGCTTTGCGAGGGAGGGGAGCGCTTCCTCACCGTCCTTCGAGATGAACCTGCCGACTGA